GTTTTCCATCCCTGAACAAATAGAAGTCaaatttatttcaatatatgtaaattttacaCATGCATCCATATGATGGAGGATTATGAAGTTCTAAAAATGCATTAATAAAAGAGTTTTCAATGAAATGGTAAAATGCTTGTGCTgtaataagaaggaaaaagagcaGAACCCAAAATCAAATTTATGGCCTCTGATCTGAGATCTTGCTCTGCTACATACTAGATGTGCAATCTTGGCAAAATACTTaacttctgtgcctcagtttcctcaactatgCTCTGAAGGTAATAGTAAAAATCATCTCAAAAGGGCTTACAGGGTTCAGAATAGTACCTGGGAAATACTCAACAgataataactattattattacttattcACCGTgcatttgtaaagaaaaaatgcaaatgcaTGGTGAGGAGACTTACCTGAAGGGCAATAACCAAAACGTTACTAACATTTGCTTCTGAATGATACATTTATGGgaaattcttttctacttcattaCACTTTTtagtatgtattttttataataaagtttaaaaattaagtttttgcATACAAGTCTTGAAAAAAGGTTAACATTTATAACTGATTATGCTATAGCattattgaaattttaattaagTTTATTATACAAATGATGTGACAGAATTTACATTTACCAGTTTTTACTTACTATTAATACATTTCTTTAAAGTTTAGCCACTTTGAATTTAACATTTAGCAGAAAGTCAAATGTTTATTATAAGCTTAATATTTTGACCTactgaaactaaaaatattttattttttaatttaaaaatcccaTACCAAAGTCCCAAAGGTGCCTTTCATGTTTAAGCTTTAATTAGCAACCACTTTGGTCTCTGACACATATTACGGCAGATATTGAAGTGTTAATATTACCGCAGCTTGATTACAAAAGGCAATGATTAATTTTAAAGCAGACAAAAAAGATATGCCCTGATTACAAAGGAATGATTAAGCCGAATGTCAGACATTGTACATTTATAGCAGTCTTTCCCATCGTCAAATGATAAGACTTTGCAAAAGTTTATATTTAGAATCACAGATACTTTGTACTTTATTATAAGACTGGGTTTGTGCCTTGGAGACATCACTCCAACTCCCAGGATGACCTAAAGACTGTTGCGGGCCACGTGGCCAGAGCGGAACCAAGCGAAACAACTGAATGACGTGTAATGGACCCAAGGAGACACCGTAGGCTCAGTTCCCAGAGAACCCCGCGAAGTGAGGCCTTCTGCTAGGTGTCCAGCCCACCATATTGTTGCAGGTACGTATTTTGCCGAGAGATTGCTTTGAGGACTTTCTATTTGAGACTGGGCGTTGGGGGGCAGGGGAATGAGAGGAAAAGCCCGAGCCCCGAAAGGGCTGCTGTCCAAACTGCTCCAAAGCTCAGGCCTCGgtgactccattttttttttttttttccaccctctacaagaaagaaaaagaaccccGCACCGGGGCCAAGGCCTTGTCTGAGGGGAGCTGCGCTCAGCCAGCGGAACAAGGCAGTTTGAGACAGGTCACAGGAGAAACGAAGGCTCAcgggaggggaaaaaagcaagtttGTCCAACTTAATGGAGGAAACGGAGGTCCGGAGTGTGGTCGAGGCCCCGGAGCCTCGGGCCTCACCTCACCCCGTAGAGGCCCTGTACTTGGTATTGGCGGGGGACAGGCCTCTGGAGGCCGAACCAGGAATGACCCTGGAATCAGGCTTCTTTCTGCTTTCCAGGATCCTCAGACTCGGTTATAAAGTATTTTAAGGACGAAGACGGGAGCGGCAGGAGCGCAGCCTGAGATGAGTCTGGAGTCTTTGTTCCAGCACATCATATTCTCTGAGCACCAGGCGGAGGAGAGTCGCCGCTTGATGCGGGAAGGTCAGGGCCTCTGCTCTTTGAGTTGGGGGCTTGGAGCCGCAGGGAAGGCAGTGGGCAGAGCAGTGAGGGGTGGGGGAAAGACAGCTGAAAGGTGTCTTATCACAGGCACCAGAATAGGGACTCCAGAGAGATGAGCGTGTTTacgcatttaatttttattacagtaaggtcagaaataaacagatatcgtgagaaaatccagagaacagCAGAGCAGCTGAATGAAGAGAAAATTCAGTTGGAATCTAAGGTATTGACATACAGAACTTGCTCATTATCACTTGAAAAGGTGTTTTTACTTGACTTTTTGAGGATATGATACTATTTAACTAGTTGTCCTTCCATGTGGTGGttatgataaagaatcctcctgccagtgcaggagacccaccagatgcaggttggatcccttggtggggaagatcccttccaggaggaaatggcaacctactccagtgttcttgcctggagaatcccatggacagaggagcctgacgggctacagtccatggggtcacaaagagtcagacatgtatGAGCacgtacaaacacacacacacacacccaccatcATGAAGCATGCTACTATGTTAGTGAGCGTTGTTCCATGCTGTCTGGTAATATTTAAAGTTCTGAATCTGGTGACACCTTCCACTCTAACATGAATTTGTCCTATAGAAACCAATTTAAGTCATGAAGAATTCATTGTCCCTGTTGTGGAATGGTTAACGTTTCAAAAGAGCATAATGCCATTGGAAAAAGAATGATTCAATTAAGTAGTTCCTGTGGGAAATAAGTTTAGaagaataaataatttaagaAGTGTGCTGTGTTGATGAAACAATTGAATGTAACTTTCAAAGGAGTCTCTACCTTTTTTATtgtaatgacttttttttcccacattttattttaattggaagataattgctttacaatattgtattggcctctgccatacattaacatgattcAGCCATGGGTACACATGTGTCCGCTCCGTCGGAACCCTCCTTGCATCTtaccatttatttttcagttttctgccACATTTTGGACATGTCTTTCATCCAgaggaatcattttttttttctactagcATTTCAGTCTTTTCTGCAGCATTTGTAAAGTTCTGTTATTTTACACAGAAACAAAGGAATCTGATGTTATCTTGAAGGTGGATTTTGAAATGTGGATAGAATTTTGGAGAGGCAGAGTGAAATATAATAGTAAGAGAAAAGTATTTGGAGCAGGGGGAGAATATGAACAAAAGGGAGGCATAGGCAAGGCATTTGTGGAGAGAAATCTACAAAGCAGGGGTTGACGCCTGGGAATAGGAGGAAACCATTGCAGGATTTTGATCAGGGAATGGTGTGATAAAAGTGGGTTTTGGAAGATCTCTCTTGAGCTTTGGGAGGATGGGAGCTAAGCACATCATCCAAATAGGTCACCCATAGCCTTGCTATGAGTGGAGGGTAGACAGccatacaaaaatatttatccAACTCCTGAAGATAAATTATGTGAGCAGTGTGCAGTGGGAAATCTGAGAAAGTCTGTTTGCTAAAATAAGTCAAGTAGGCGTAACACTGTGAGAAATTTCCAGTTCTCTTTTTGGATAAAATAATCATAgattctttctccatctctcaaGCTTCTTCAGTTCTTCCTTTCAATTCTTGTTCAAACACCACCCAAGAGCCCTCCCTTGTACATCTTGGAAAGATTTTTATCATAGCATTTGGGATATCACCTTATCATTAAACAACAGAGCATACTTGTATTTATGTTTGTATCCCTCATTCTTCTGTGGGCACtgtatttggaatttttttcttaaccATCTTTTATTCCCACAACCTGTATTCCATAACACACAGTATACATTGGTGTTTGGAGTGAATGAGTACTAAAAGGGAGATAATagggagagttcagttcagttgcccagtcatgtctgactctttgcgaccccatggactgcagcacaccaggtttccctgtccatcaccaacacccggagcttgctcaaactcatgtccatcgagtcggtgataccatccaaccatctcattctttgtcatccccttctcctcctgccttcgatctttcccagcatcagggtcttttccagtgagtcagttcttcgcatcaaggggccaaagtattggagtttcagcttcagcatcagtccttccaatgaatattcaggatgtactgtcttttaaaatagaatttggaAATATGGTTCAGTGAGACCTTAGGTCTTATTTTGCCTGTGAGTAGTAGATAAACTAACTgctaaaaataattctaaaagctGGTGGCATGGGCAAAGTTTTAAGAATGTCATGGTGtagcttaatttcttttttaaaaagaattaagatACTTTCAGAATTGTTAACTAGAAGCTAATACAAGTAATAGGCAAAACATATGCAATTAAGTAATGCATAGCTAACACTTACTGTGCACTTACTGTATGTTGGGCACTGTTCTCGATGCTTCCCTTGTATTAACTCTTTTAATCCTGTCGGGAATTCTGTGATGAGGCACCATCATTAATACCTCTTTTTAGGGGAGGAAAAAGAGATTAAATGGCTTGTTCatgatatataatttaaaaacaaatgacaaaaaataaaaacaaatgacaataatGAAAGTAGTAACTGAGTAATGGCAgtgtattttattaaaacattttttaaagctcgTCTTAAACTTTTTTCTTCATGGAATTCACATATAATAGTGTCTGAAGCTTTTGCATCTAGTCTagggcaatatttttaaaaggatagtAATGTAAGTTTTTGAGCAAATGTTTATTTCCTGGATTGGTGAAGATACTGACTTGGCAGATAAcaaatgttaaggaaaaaaaaaggtttattctTGAATATCTTTAGGAAATAGTAGGTTTactctttgtaatattttctcAGTTAAAAGCTTATTTTGCTGAAAATGGAAATGTAGTTTgttgatatatacacatacataaaaagCTGATTCAAATAGTTTTCTTTGAGAGAAGAAAGAGCAAATCCCTAGCATTGTTTGGAAACATTTGTTGAAATTACTAATTAATATAGGTTCATGAATGCACATTGCTTTTTAATCAGCTCATATACGTGGGTAGTAATACAATTGCTTTTACTAATACAATTAACATATGTGGTTCACAGTTCATACAGTACTAATTTATAACTGAAATAATTTGTTTATTATATAGTCAacatgggggtgtgtgtgtatgtgtgtgtataaagatcTTTAAAGTGGAACCACAATTACAATGTAAATGACTAATGGAAGAACTGAAGAAGTAATCATAAAttgatttcttgtttcttttattcTCAGAGTTAATTATATGTCTGCcaataacaatgaaaatatgTTTACTTGCATATTTGACTTGGCATTTATTGACCAATTTATCAACTAGAAGCAGCATAAGGAGAAACTAGAACATAATTTGAATGGGCCAGTGCTTGAGCTATTTGCACAGTGATACATTCAGAAAGTATTTTGGGCATTTATTTTGGAAGTTGCTTGTGGTCAAAAAATGAATTCAGGAAGTgtagtatttatatttttctgttctgtaaaaccCAAGTAGCATGTAATTAGAACTTGAATGATAGCATTTGCTTTCAGGGCTCAATGAGTACTTTAAAATACATGGTTGCAAAAGTCTCAGATTATGTAGTATGAGTACTTTGTGAATTGGAGAACTTTGATATGCCTGGTTAGGTTTGGTAAtgtgaaaacagaaagacaagAACATGCTCTGGATTTGTGTTAATGCTTACCAATACCTATAGCTTCTGATCGTCAAGGAAAGGTTTTATAATATTGATGACAGGAAAAATCAAAATTAGGGACTTGcagaatgtttgttttttttttaagcatttgaaagagttttcttctttcaaaaataGTAATATATGGTTAAAATTGGGACATTTTAATCTTTAGAAACATATTACAAAAAACCTAACATAAAGCCATCCTCCCTCAAGAGGAAGTAAATGGAGGAAAATCTGAggcagttttacttttttcttcttccagttttaaCCTATTTAAACATCATAACActaatgaaataatatttcatgaatttttaaaggaaaatggtaTTGAAATAAGTAACTTAAGGtggcttcatttatttatttcagaatatatgctttcatttttttcaattgatGAAAATTATGAACCCTCCTAGAAcagcaggcagagtcttaatctgttaggactgatgctgaagctgaaactccaatactttggccacttgatgcgaagaactgactcattggaaaagaccatgatgctgggaaagattgaaggcaggagaggaaggggatgacagaggatgaggtggttggatggcatcactgactcgatggacatgagtttaagcaagctctgggagttcgcgatggacagtgaagcctggcatgctgcagtccatgggatcgcaaagagtccgacacaactgagtgactgaactgaactcttattACCcaattagggaaagaacaaatcACAAATTATTATCATTTATAATATTGAAGCTGTGTAATTAagatttttcccctttttaagaagtttaatcaaagaaaaatttatatactacttatgtttcattttattgttgaTGAAAAGTTGCTTAAAACATAGATAAAAGAAAGGCATTTCTTCTCCAATTAACATTTGTTTAAATAACGATACATGTGAATTATTTGatcttaattttgaaaaataaagttcaaattcTCCTTATCATAGTTTAATATATACATGTAGCTCTGTTAGTCATGACCAAGACACTTTTGAGGGTAGTTATTCCTAATTGCTTTTAATCTCTGACCTTTTCACATGAAATTACAAAGTTCTCTTGTCTTAAACATGTATAGctgatttttttaagttctcaTAGAAGTTTAGGTGTATTTCCCCTTTTTTACTCACCTTGGTCAGTTGTACAAGTCCAtgtcctccctggaggagggtatggcaacccactccagtattcttgcctggagaatcccatggacagaggagcctggcgagctgcagtctatgggggtcacTGACTCTGGAGTCTCTTCTATGGAAGATGATTTTTCTTTCACATCCAAGGTACCTCATAGTTGATGGTTTGATGGATGTCCTCTTCACTCCCCAGTGCTGCTTCCAGGACATTATTTCTCTACCTGCTTGTGGTGGTTAATCCTGTATTCTAGACTCTGCCAACTTTCCTCCCTGCTCTTTTCTGTCATTTTACTCACTCAATGGGTAATCTCCCTTGTTCTTTAGAATTTGGCACTTGGTTCTCAGGCTTTCACTCTATCTCACCTCTTGCCAGCATCTTGTATGATGTCATTGTCTATATGTACTGTTCAGCTACCTTCCTGACTTCTTGGTTCTTTGGTCTCCACATGTTCAGTGACCACCTTCTCCATTCTACCTCAGCTACCTATTTCCAGAATTATATTCTGGGTGAGTCAATTATTTACTACTATGCCAACACTCAGGAGATTCCAGGAGAGATTTGAtccaatgtatatatacatggatGTTGGCTTTAGCCTCAGCTGAGACCTCCACACTGCCTGGAAAACTGctgcatttctctttctcactctctGCAGTGACTGTTGTAAACCTTTTACTCTGGTGTATCTTGTCCTCTCTTCTGAACTACTTAACTGTCATGATAACTTTGctttgtgataaaaaaaaaagcaacctatAAAAGTTACATAAGCATGATACcatttaaaaacacacagaacAAATAATACATCTTGTAAGGGATTTATATGTGTATAGTGAAATTATAATGGCATACATAGGAATGATAATAACACATCAACTTAGTGATTATCTCTGATGGGAGTAGAAGATAAATGTAATCAAGGAAGGATATACAGGGTATTTCAGCTGTGtctataatgttttatttcttaagctgGGGGACATAGCTGTgaggttactttaaaaaataaagatacatcTTAAAAGTTACAGAGCAGTGGCTTTTAGTCCATTCAAaaggttgtgcaaccatcactatcTGAgcccagaatattttcatcaccccagaaagaaactctgtacccatatTAGTCACTCCTCCCCATATTAGTCACTCCTCCACCTCCCTCAAACCTCATGAGCTCTCGGTCACCATTAGTCTACTTTCTGtgtctggacatttcatgtaagtaCCATCATACAATAACATTcatatgaataatattccattgtatggatgcactttgtttttccattcatcagttgatagatATTGGGTTATTTCcacattttagctattgtgagtaatggtgctgtgaacatttgtgtacaagtttttgtatgaacattatatttcagttctcttgggtatcccacctaggagtagaatttctTGGTCATATGGTTAATTGTAGGTTTAACTTCTTGAGGAAATACCAAGTTTTCTGTAGTGTCAATTTTACATTGCCACCAGGAATATATGAAGGTTCCAGTTTTTCTATATACTCACCAACACTTGCTTTCTTGGGATATTTGGTTTGTTTGATAGCCATCTTAGGGGCTGGGAGATGGTAGTTCATTGTGGTTTGTATTTCCAGTTTCCTAATGAGATttatattgaacatcttttcaggtgcTCATTGGCCATTTTGCAAATCTGTTTTCTAGATGGCCTACTTAATTAATGGTCATGTAATTGGTTGCAGTTCTTTTATGGGAGGGTCTTGTCTCTGAGAAGTAGTAATCTTTCTCTTAATATaactaaaatgattttatttctaaatgaagTAAAAGATTATTACATATAGCTTTTGTTGGACTCCCTTTTTCTCAGGTTTGTTTTCATGATCTTAAGAAAATCTAAGTAACATTTCATGGTAATAGCAGTAGAGAGCAAACCATATAACAGTATGCCAGATAGCCTTTCTATTTGCAAATGCTTATAAATCACAAAAGTTGCCCGTTGCCTGGCTTGGATCCCTGAGGTAGAAAATCTGCTGCACTGTTTCTAATTGTTTAATCTACTAGTGTGCctgtattccttttttaaaaagagctactCTAAATAAATTGTTTACCCTGAAATGTTAGAAGtgttttaaacagaaaagaaaagaaatacttccTTCCCAGGAACTGAGACAATGATCTAATTAAAGATAGTAAGTTTGTGGCTCAGTATGCAGAAAGCATGAGATTAACATTTAGTTTGCTGGCCTCCTAAGAATATACAGCACAAAAGAATACCTTTGAAAAAGTTTACCTTTTGATTTGTGATTTCCTGGAAAATCAATTAGctatgcttttcacttctcttattcaTTCGCTCAACAAACATTCATTGAACAACTCTTAAATGATACCAAGAGTAATTGGCAGGTAAATTATGTAACAACCTTCTATCTTAATTAGAGGGTTGACATTAAGCAACTTCAACTATAGCAACTTAACAGTAAATTCAAAATTCTTGAtgttctcactttttaaaaattctgtaattactttaaattttctcTGTTTAATTCTCTAAAGAAAGCCTTATAATGCTTGTCATGAATTCTTTTCTAAAATGGGGAACTACAGTAGTTCACCAGATATTTTAATGTAACACTGGCATTTTCTAGTAGCTCACCACTAAGGATAATCTGATCTTCTAGGGTGTGTACCTTTGTAGTGGGTTTTTAAATTCTTGACTAAAAGAATTTTCTTGAATGTACCAACCATTCTttgacctcagggcctttgcacttggtGTCTTCTCTGCTTGaaatgcttctctcagctattggTGTTTTATACACACTTTTAGCTCTCTCCTGGTAGGGAGGCCAGCTAGTCTATGAGAATGTGAGACTCAGTTCTCACGTTGGAACAGTCACATGTAAATCTTGATGGTTGGTGACCTTACCTCTCAGCTTAGTTGGCACTTTAGAGCTGTGGGTCTCAAAGTGTGATCTGTGATCCActgttgttctgtcactcagttatgtctggctccttgtgaccccacggactacagtactccaggcttccctgtctttcactatctcttggCGTTTGCTCAGATTAATCACcaacattgagttggtgatgccattcaatcatctcatcctctgttgcccccttctcctcctgccctcgatctttctcggcagcagggtcttttccaatgagtcggctcttcgaatcaggtggccagaatattggcgcttcagcttcagtatcagtccttccaaagagtattcagggttgatttcctttaggattgactggtttgatctctttgctgtccaagggactctatgCCACACCACAGTTTGCCACACCACAGTTTTGCTTTCAAAACTCTATAGGAAGAGTTTTGTGAGGTCAAactattttcttaataatataAAGCTATTATTTGTCATTTGCACTGTTCTAATATGTACACTGATAGTACAAAGGCGAATATTGGCACCTCAGAACAAATTAAGGCAGTGGCAACAAACGGCGGTATCATTGCATTATTCACTGCCACACACTCACAGTGAGAAAGCAAAACCCACCAATTTCACTGTATGCCTTTgattaaagtataaaaaatattgttttgaaaCTAACCATTCTATGtatgtgtttttaatattgtgtGTGATGAAATGGGAAGTTCACATAAAGTACTTCTATATTCTGAAGTACAATGATTGTCTCACAGGAGAATATTTGTATGATTGAGTTTCAGTATGAACTAGCTATTCTTTTTCTGGAGCATCCTTTTTACTTGAATAATTGACAGATAAGTGTAGTTATTTAGACTTGAGTACTTGGcaaaattttctcaaaaatgaatgaaatgaccctgatgtcaaggcaaatattattattttgccaATGATAATATTCAACctttcaaacaaaaattaaaatgttgaaaGACTCAGATTTGTCACTACATGTGCACTATATATGTCACTATTTGTCACTATATGTACAGTTTCCCAGTACATAAGAGATTTTTCTGAGTTTGTAGGtgatattaataaatgtttttaatattgcaTTATAGAGTGTATCAACATTTGGAGGACTTGAATAATTCAGTGAAGGAATATTTTCGAAATGACCAGCACATGATTTTAATTGTACATGGATAGAAGATCCACTCAAAGCACAAAATAGACCAATGGTTTTTATTGTAACAGGAtgaaaaatttattgaaatgGTTTCAGATCCCACATTGCAACTAACCTTTAAGGAACTGCCACTCATTTAGTTCCTGAAGAATATGGCATAATTATTAGGGTCTTAAAATACTCCTGTCATTTCCAACTGTACATCTGTGAGGCTagattttcttcatatacttcaaccaAGAAACATAGTGCAAGAGATTGGATAAAGAAGCAGATATAAGAATTCAGCTgtcactttttataatagccaggacatggaagcaacctagatgcccatcagcagacgaatggataaggaagctgtggtacatatacaccatggaatattactcagccattaaaaagaattcatttgaatcagatgaatgagatggatgaaattggagcccattatacagagtgaagtaagccagaaagataaagaccaatacagtatactaaagcatatctatggaatttagaaacatggtaacgataaccctatatgcaaaacagaaaaagagacacagatgtacagaacagacttttggactctgtgggagaagacgagggtgggatgtttcgcgagaacagcatcgaaacatgtatattatcaagggtgaaacagatcaccaacccaggttggatgcatgagacaagtgctcgagcctggtgcactgggaagacccagagggatggggtggggagtgaggtgggaggggggatcaggatgggggatacatgtaaatccatggctgattcatgtcaatgtatggcaaaaaccactacaatattgtaaagtaattagcctccaactaataaaaataaatgggaaaaagaatTCAGCTGTCTTCTGTTAAACCAGACTTAGAAAAGATTTGTAAAAATGCAAATGCAATGCTTcttacttcattttgttttggaaaatattatttttataaaaatatatttattttaatatacaacacatttattgtcattattcctaagtgaattaaatattttaaaagtttctcagTTTTAGAGACTAGCGAACAATACAGTCAAGATGGCTAAAGGTGATCCCAAAAAACCAAAGGGCAAGATGTCTGCTTATGCCTTCTTTGTGCAGACGTGCAGAGAGGAACATAAGAAGAAAAATCCAGAGGTCCCTGTCAattttgctgaattttccaagaaaTGCTCTGAGAGGTGGAAGACCATGTCCGGGAAAGAGAAGTCGAAATTCGATGAGATGGCAAAGGCGGATAAAGTGCGCTATGATCGGGAAATGAAGGATTATGGACCAGCTAAGGGAGGCAAGAAGAAGAAGGACCCTAATGCCCCCAAGAGACCACCGTCTGGATTTTTCCTATTTTGTTCTGAATTCCGTCCCAAGATCAAGTCTACAAACCCTGGCATCTCTATTGGAGATGTGGCAAAGAAACTGGGCGAGATGTGGAATAACTTAAGTGACAGTGAGAAGCAGCCATACATCAACAAGGCAGCAAAGCTGAAGGAGAAGTATGAGAAGGATGTCGCAGACTATAAGTCTAAAGGGAAGTTTGATGGCGCCAAGGGTCCTGCTAAAGTTGCCCGGAAAAAGGTggaagaggaagatgaagaggatgaggaggaggaggaggaggaggaggaagaggatgaataaaaaaaaaaactgttgatcTGTCTCCTTGTGAATACCTTAGAGTAGGGAGCGCCTTGATTGACACACCTCTCACCCAAGACGTGTCTGTTGCCCTCATTAGGTTTAATTACCCGATTGGCTCATGATCATATCTTAGTCTCTCAAAGTGCTCTAGCAGTTGTAAGTGGTTTACATTAAGTGGCCATGGGTGTCCGGAGCACCTGGAAACTGTATCAAAGTTGTAcatatttccaaacatttttaaaatgaaaaggctCTCGTGTTCTCCTCACTCTGTGCACTTTGCTGTTGGTGTGACAAGGCATTTAAAGATgtttctggcatttttttttaatttgtaaggtGGTGTGTTAATTCTATGGTCATTGGCTAGAAATCCCGAGTTCTCAACTGTACATATCTATAGTTtgtaaaaagaacaaagcaaccGAGACACACTCTTGATGCTCCTTGCTTGGTGTGGAGGCTGTGGGGGCAATGCCTTCCGGAGGGGCCGTAGCTCAGGGCGTGCACTGCGGGGCTGGACCTGTGGACACTGCAGTGGGCATCCATTTAGCTTCAggttgtcttgtttttgtatataGCGACATAGCATCCCGCTGCCATTCTTAG
Above is a genomic segment from Dama dama isolate Ldn47 chromosome 15, ASM3311817v1, whole genome shotgun sequence containing:
- the LOC133070769 gene encoding high mobility group protein B3-like; protein product: MAKGDPKKPKGKMSAYAFFVQTCREEHKKKNPEVPVNFAEFSKKCSERWKTMSGKEKSKFDEMAKADKVRYDREMKDYGPAKGGKKKKDPNAPKRPPSGFFLFCSEFRPKIKSTNPGISIGDVAKKLGEMWNNLSDSEKQPYINKAAKLKEKYEKDVADYKSKGKFDGAKGPAKVARKKVEEEDEEDEEEEEEEEEEDE